Proteins encoded in a region of the Sugiyamaella lignohabitans strain CBS 10342 chromosome B, complete sequence genome:
- the VID28 gene encoding glucose-induced degradation complex subunit VID28 (GID Complex subunit, serves as adaptor for regulatory subunit Vid24p; protein involved in proteasome-dependent catabolite degradation of fructose-1,6-bisphosphatase (FBPase); localized to the nucleus and the cytoplasm; GO_component: GO:0034657 - GID complex [Evidence IDA] [PMID 16872538]; GO_component: GO:0034657 - GID complex [Evidence IDA] [PMID 18508925]; GO_component: GO:0005737 - cytoplasm [Evidence IEA,IEA]; GO_component: GO:0005737 - cytoplasm [Evidence IDA] [PMID 14562095]; GO_component: GO:0005634 - nucleus [Evidence IEA,IEA]; GO_component: GO:0005634 - nucleus [Evidence IDA] [PMID 14562095]; GO_function: GO:0003674 - molecular_function [Evidence ND]; GO_process: GO:0030437 - ascospore formation [Evidence IMP] [PMID 12586695]; GO_process: GO:0045721 - negative regulation of gluconeogenesis [Evidence IMP] [PMID 12686616]; GO_process: GO:0045944 - positive regulation of transcription from RNA polymerase II promoter [Evidence IMP] [PMID 12586695]; GO_process: GO:0043161 - proteasome-mediated ubiquitin-dependent protein catabolic process [Evidence IMP] [PMID 12686616]; GO_process: GO:0043161 - proteasome-mediated ubiquitin-dependent protein catabolic process [Evidence IMP] [PMID 15358789]; GO_process: GO:0007039 - vacuolar protein catabolic process [Evidence IMP] [PMID 15358789]) produces the protein MIPTNSIRDQLRATDESTQLTGLKRLKNTIIGHTDQKELLCTDDVINPLLSLLANGPLSVSLQASIVLGSFAHGSESTVQKLLRYPVIQTVITTINSVVCPDVGTNEVLSPSPELISSCLRILVTILQAQPAVGVIAQYPEIIDILTILLSGDDCPSDIVLQTCKLIPLLSPRKTASLTRLPSLAPYLLKRISNHMAQGGHRTQLVSRNSPLEAALSAVSQILTEKQARSVLELTASNVISINSKAPAFSESSNDFLLGLVHLTRADDIGIRLTAVELLSKLQNYASSPVQRDIIARNLLPTLVPMFDLLGTDPRVSLTLSYICRDNEKHASLAVEIGLVKKIITVLKAKDIASWKDREIIENNLYALAGIGIHRDSLRMEIVEAGALTYITNIISLKPAAESSSADISSIRKVKISACHVLRALSRSVALIRTSLASTDIVDGIVDLYTESEPSPELNDGIMSDESSFEVIEREQQREDQLEVRTAVMAAICNLILEFSPVQKTIFEKGALDLIIDGAHSDYASLRLNSIWALKHAIFEANRDTKSMALSKLEPSYLLRLCNDSIIEIQEQSLDFIRNFLCRNYQGVDYIFESIGKETLFELIEDKIDLHEQFPQVLTPAIYILVHIAAGTDEHRDIVAEQESVLSKLIPLMTHPLADVRTAIVWLIINLTWLEEPDNSPRREVCKIRAERLARLGFKDMLDKLSQDPTLDVRERTKTALYQFDELFGRGSSNYVVS, from the coding sequence CTGCTGTGTACAGATGATGTCATAAATCCTTTATTATCACTACTTGCAAATGGGCCGCTCAGTGTCAGCCTACAGGCGAGTATTGTTCTAGGAAGTTTTGCTCATGGCTCTGAGAGCACAGTTCAGAAGCTATTGAGATATCCCGTAATTCAGACAGTTATAACAACTATAAACTCAGTTGTGTGTCCTGATGTTGGCACGAATGAGGTGTTGAGTCCTTCTCCTGAACTAATATCATCATGTCTACGAATCTTGGTCACTATCTTGCAGGCACAACCGGCCGTTGGTGTTATTGCTCAATATCCCGAGATAATCGATATTCTAACAATACTTCTAAGTGGTGATGACTGTCCTAGTGATATTGTTCTACAGACTTGCAAGCTTATCCCTTTACTATCACCTCGCAAGACAGCTTCTTTAACACGATTGCCGTCATTAGCACCTTATTTGCTGAAACGAATCTCGAATCACATGGCTCAAGGTGGCCATCGAACTCAACTAGTGTCACGCAATTCACCATTAGAGGCAGCTTTGTCGGCTGTATCTCAGATTTTGACTGAAAAGCAGGCAAGATCTGTACTAGAACTCACGGCCAGTAACGTTATCTCGATAAACTCCAAAGCACCTGCATTTTCAGAATCTTCAAACGACTTTCTATTAGGCTTAGTTCATTTGACTAGGGCAGATGATATTGGTATTAGACTAACGGCAGTAGAGCTATTATCCAAACTTCAAAATTATGCATCTTCTCCAGTTCAGAGAGATATAATAGCTCGTAATCTCCTACCCACTTTGGTGCCCATGTTTGACTTACTGGGAACAGACCCAAGAGTTAGTCTGACTCTTTCATATATCTGTCGAGATAATGAAAAGCATGCCTCTTTGGCTGTTGAAATCGGACTCgtaaagaaaataattacGGTCCTCAAGGCTAAAGACATTGCATCATGGAAAGACCGTGAAATCATTGAGAACAATCTGTATGCCTTGGCAGGCATTGGAATACATCGCGACTCTTTACGTATGGAGATTGTGGAAGCCGGCGCTCTGACCTATATCACGAATATCATTTCTCTGAAACCGGCAGCAGAGAGTAGTAGTGCCGATATTAGTTCTATTCGGAAAGTGAAAATCTCCGCTTGTCATGTTCTCCGAGCTCTTTCAAGAAGTGTTGCTCTGATTCGAACAAGTTTAGCATCCACGGATATTGTTGACGGTATAGTTGATCTTTATACAGAATCTGAACCGTCGCCAGAACTTAATGATGGAATAATGTCTGACGAAAGCTCTTTTGAGGTTATCGAGCGGGAGCAACAGCGGGAAGATCAATTGGAAGTGCGAACTGCAGTGATGGCGGCTATTTGTAATCTGATTTTAGAATTTAGTCCTGTCCAAAAAACAATTTTCGAGAAAGGGGCTCTTGACCTAATTATCGACGGTGCTCACTCAGATTATGCATCACTGAGGTTGAACTCCATCTGGGCACTGAAACATGCTATTTTTGAGGCTAATAGGGACACAAAAAGTATGGCATTATCAAAGCTCGAGccatcttatcttttgcgGCTGTGCAATGACTCTATAATCGAAATTCAAGAGCAATCGCTGGACTTCATTCGCAACTTTTTGTGCAGAAACTACCAAGGAGTCGACTACATTTTTGAATCCATTGGCAAGGAGACTCTCTTTGAGTTGATTGAAGATAAAATAGACCTTCATGAGCAATTTCCTCAAGTATTGACGCCAGCTATCTATATTCTTGTTCATATTGCAGCGGGAACAGATGAGCATCGCGATATTGTGGCTGAACAAGAAAGTGTTTTGTCAAAGCTCATACCATTGATGACACATCCCCTTGCTGACGTTCGGACAGCCATTGTATGGCTTATTATCAACCTGACATGGCTGGAAGAGCCCGATAATTCTCCTCGTAGAGAAGTATGCAAAATCAGAGCTGAAAGATTAGCCCGACTAGGATTTAAGGACATGTTGGATAAACTTTCGCAGGATCCAACTTTGGATGTTCGTGAAAGGACCAAGACCGCTCTATACCAGTTTGATGAACTATTTGGTAGGGGCAGTTCGAACTATGTTGTATCCTAA